A genome region from Bacteroidia bacterium includes the following:
- the recG gene encoding ATP-dependent DNA helicase RecG, which yields MNSLLDTPIEYLKGIGPQRADLLKKELQLFTYGDLITWYPFRYVDRTRFYKVKEITADLPYVQLRGKIISLKTVGEKRAKRLVAQLADDTGTVELVWFQGIKWMEDKFKPNTEYIVFGKPALYNGKFNIPHPDADELSDENTLFASALQPIYNTTEKLKSRGLDTKGIAKLQKTVISLLKNNISETLSVPIVDTLNFISREEALKNIHLPESPEMLKKAEMRIKFEEFFFIQLKLLRLKLVRKKEYRGYLFSKIGAYFNHFYEHNLLFELTNAQKRVVKEIRQDIGSGKQMNRLLQGDVGSGKTLVALMIMLIAIDNGFQACIMAPTEILANQHFQTISELLKGMNLNVALLTGSSKTKERKQLHELLQNGTTHILIGTHALLEDTVQFKNLGMVVIDEQHRFGVEQRAKMWKKNTQPPHVLVMTATPIPRTLAMTLYGDLDISIIDEMPPGRKAIQTKHSFDSQRLKVFAFMKEQIKKGRQIYVVYPLIEESEKMDYKDLMDGYESISREFPLPDYRVSIVHGRMKAKEKEMEMQRFVKGETQIMVATTVIEVGVNVPNASVMIIESAERFGLSQLHQLRGRVGRGADQSYCILMTSYKLGTDSKLRMETMVRTTDGFEIADVDLKLRGPGDIAGTRQSGVLDLRLADLAKDAQLLLLARNIAEETLNTDVDLSKPENANIAKQLQKLNKNSANWIRIS from the coding sequence ATGAATTCGCTTTTAGACACACCGATTGAATACTTGAAAGGCATTGGTCCACAGCGCGCAGATTTGTTGAAAAAAGAATTGCAATTATTTACTTACGGCGATTTAATAACGTGGTATCCCTTTCGTTACGTGGATCGTACGCGTTTTTACAAAGTGAAAGAAATTACGGCCGATTTACCTTACGTGCAATTGCGCGGAAAAATTATTAGTTTAAAAACAGTTGGAGAAAAACGTGCGAAACGTCTTGTGGCACAATTAGCGGACGATACCGGAACAGTGGAATTAGTTTGGTTTCAAGGCATTAAATGGATGGAGGATAAATTTAAACCGAATACCGAATACATTGTATTTGGGAAACCCGCGTTATACAATGGAAAATTTAATATTCCGCATCCAGATGCAGATGAATTGAGCGACGAAAATACTTTGTTTGCAAGTGCTTTGCAGCCGATTTACAATACAACCGAAAAATTAAAATCGCGCGGACTCGATACAAAAGGCATTGCAAAACTTCAGAAAACGGTGATTTCTCTTTTGAAAAATAATATTTCTGAAACGCTTTCTGTGCCGATTGTGGATACGCTCAATTTTATCTCGCGCGAAGAAGCATTGAAAAATATTCATTTGCCGGAAAGTCCAGAAATGCTTAAAAAAGCAGAGATGCGTATTAAATTCGAAGAATTTTTTTTCATCCAATTAAAATTATTGAGATTAAAATTGGTGCGCAAAAAAGAATACCGCGGATATTTATTTTCAAAAATTGGAGCGTATTTTAATCATTTTTATGAACACAATTTACTCTTCGAATTAACCAACGCACAAAAGCGCGTCGTGAAAGAAATTCGCCAAGATATTGGTAGCGGAAAACAAATGAATCGTTTATTGCAAGGTGATGTAGGAAGCGGGAAAACCTTAGTCGCATTGATGATTATGTTGATTGCGATTGATAATGGTTTTCAAGCGTGCATCATGGCTCCAACGGAAATCCTTGCCAATCAACATTTTCAGACCATTTCAGAATTATTAAAAGGAATGAATCTGAATGTGGCTTTATTGACGGGTTCTTCTAAAACCAAGGAACGCAAACAACTTCACGAACTTTTACAAAACGGAACTACACATATTCTTATCGGTACGCATGCTTTGTTGGAAGATACGGTACAATTTAAAAATTTGGGAATGGTAGTGATTGATGAGCAACATCGTTTTGGTGTGGAACAACGCGCTAAAATGTGGAAAAAAAATACACAGCCACCTCATGTGTTGGTAATGACTGCAACGCCCATTCCGCGTACACTTGCCATGACTTTGTATGGCGATTTAGATATTTCCATTATTGACGAAATGCCGCCCGGCAGAAAAGCGATTCAGACAAAACATAGTTTCGATTCGCAGCGATTAAAAGTATTTGCTTTTATGAAAGAACAAATTAAAAAAGGCAGACAAATTTATGTCGTTTATCCGCTTATCGAAGAATCTGAAAAAATGGATTACAAAGATTTGATGGACGGTTACGAAAGTATTTCGCGCGAATTTCCGTTGCCCGATTATCGCGTAAGCATTGTGCACGGACGTATGAAAGCGAAAGAAAAAGAAATGGAAATGCAACGTTTCGTGAAAGGCGAAACACAAATTATGGTGGCAACTACTGTTATTGAAGTAGGCGTAAATGTGCCGAATGCCAGCGTTATGATTATTGAAAGTGCGGAACGTTTTGGTTTATCACAATTGCACCAATTACGCGGAAGAGTGGGAAGAGGAGCTGATCAATCGTATTGCATTTTGATGACTTCTTATAAATTAGGAACCGATTCGAAACTGCGAATGGAAACAATGGTGCGCACCACCGATGGTTTTGAAATTGCCGATGTAGATTTAAAATTGCGCGGACCAGGCGATATTGCCGGAACGCGCCAAAGTGGAGTACTTGATTTGCGCTTAGCTGATTTAGCAAAAGATGCACAATTATTATTGTTGGCGAGAAATATTGCCGAAGAAACATTGAATACGGATGTCGATTTATCGAAACCCGAAAATGCGAACATCGCGAAACAACTTCAAAAACTCAATAAAAATAGTGCCAACTGGATTCGCATCAGCTAA